In Devosia beringensis, a single window of DNA contains:
- a CDS encoding DUF6101 family protein encodes MVHGVAMEGSSVVLAFGRPAVAERRFVAANDNGPKDPIKTVTIRRMLEQSGVAIKIKVPVTEFIGVAVATAISEQGVLTSSIELVHSDHELNYRVFEEDGNHNVVAEWQNWGKKLRLPLFIKAGDGAYMPYSQQVDGVMVGSSQARRKLVAEAGRRPRFLNRRKPGQLDA; translated from the coding sequence ATGGTTCATGGCGTTGCAATGGAAGGGTCCTCGGTCGTTTTGGCTTTCGGCCGGCCCGCAGTGGCGGAGCGCCGGTTCGTTGCCGCAAACGACAACGGCCCCAAGGACCCGATCAAGACCGTCACCATACGCCGCATGCTCGAGCAGAGCGGCGTGGCGATCAAGATCAAGGTGCCGGTCACCGAATTCATCGGCGTCGCCGTGGCGACCGCCATCTCGGAACAGGGCGTGCTGACCAGCTCGATCGAGCTGGTGCATTCCGATCATGAACTCAACTACCGGGTGTTCGAGGAAGACGGCAATCACAACGTCGTCGCCGAATGGCAGAACTGGGGCAAGAAGCTCCGCCTGCCGCTGTTCATCAAGGCCGGTGACGGCGCCTATATGCCCTATAGCCAGCAGGTCGACGGCGTCATGGTTGGCTCGAGCCAGGCCCGCCGTAAGCTGGTGGCCGAGGCCGGTCGCCGCCCCCGCTTCCTCAACCGCCGCAAGCCCGGCCAGCTCGACGCCTAA